A single genomic interval of Lucilia cuprina isolate Lc7/37 chromosome 2, ASM2204524v1, whole genome shotgun sequence harbors:
- the LOC111679567 gene encoding interaptin — translation MDHLDLAGVLTTPPQWNLPAFEQQDAIYLSSSRQMLEPIMEETSEDEEYALNSWQQYEHQGSDNEGGATTEGESVCGGTSGAGGASFWSSAESDTGSVIRIEVTKDNDSTSERDFLCPAKRPRRCEESLAQSLPEEEVILRRPLYGIEKNNSLERFLNYENFSRDSWGANSQQRSSVGSRRGFDDFYSDSDSLSYNSLSRSSSLIQFESLERQLLMQEQHVSMNSLGNSSPSLMSFDNNEESTNKLLNNSGNNSANNSRRGSQSSLMKKYESLDGRLHQTYYDLDKLNFDDMDHSSGDNFSRNGNLKVASHLAELRSDSESSSEGSEGTQSVLSPADINDNEFLFKKFNRTNSQQNKKGKSSAENLSEDSGYCEPAMGFGLRRSKSQSLLKNYEKFSEEEEEMENKSLIHMEQQQTNTTTAIEFKNTNTRYHQHHHHQQQQQQQETPPHSPQLDYIRHKQRTEAHSPSPVSSEVSTSSSSSSSSSSARSQHSSSSSTSSSSSTASTSSSATTCASKASFTWLMPTTTDGAARQLPTVQADQQLHSPTHFSLNDLCVVKTSNKENAATQIVKEFSFLTRSTTSRHDHSGEQKCKENISSKEYSLSEEAKSIEKEENENNSELKINYWKNGEKFLEEEEQKLIVQTFNKERLRKECAAKAKSGEFNNYVFNNLTNVQIDLNQIPKYTTTSCPSTPEFRKTIERDYTPLSLSKVYDNLMPSWPVKTSSVPSELYNLGRKKKLKINLTHKTSIEVDTSIKEPLIDNDSLAASLTSLEDLPSLKRSLSWCSSAQTPKDCNSFTAETKNLALLHQSYHNLASLNLDLEQQDTMAERRISSDYETEIICKNNFLLDELSAHYERTASILNDKPLEDKEDNTNKPLKPERSQLRKSSNSSYSQGEESESEQVQHVQLVIRKPPARQKRANGQPLTQEKANSLTQDFSFKAIMQSGPHKTFDQDPTILKTSYAQSLEKCNFDCKELSNQDLAKTRSIPKRRFHSQANYAKKKNLVSSTPNLNAYDFQHQDDIEDDMFVSSAHNSMHQLPLSQTQKPLGILLPAGSRTSFGKEVSFCPVVSKYCWQEQSSEEYNDGLEAEAAAEEESEDELLDNADATVIYNTKENENIAAKYNEEYLKKEQQKPEQEIEIIKEKAVLKEINKQTVEKIIKESEKEREELIERETESLRENETKRNETQEEIKQRDEIVECKRELDNTHNNETTKQMENAKQMELTTATNLSLTTNVNNETLKTQSSDAQIINETKSVNNKVNNNTCLKTKPTVVVARPLSIQLPILTEPPINRAHHILYASQQMLDNFQRQQQNEENEHFNKSQSTQNLSKTMSSKTKELKQQSAPNQTVNNNNEIMKSKFKHEEKHPNSKGFLSRFANGFRFSLRRNKKKLSKDQQQVEQLESNNGMTKENKTKSLPAAHKQADFIHIPLKGPLPENRGNGQNKQINGNAVNPKQKPTKNNTDKVTGKPPIPPQQQQQQQLLKMQSAQSATQQQQQQQPLVEVGLSRFYTETENNPTIPFNPQQETTQDFLNGEKQALYHEHENQSCANLKQETPENVTEMMSVNSNNTTYEFNNSSSPSRASVSQKTQMFNNLSRQSVPQHSQQQQQPKIGLIETNLDTHETIITGKTRSLINIGPNQLQQQQQSRFAGNKRLHTNAHHNHSYNHHQYQHHHHRHHHDGNEADDDDYDDNDDDEVVVRPDGTVVVIKNAGSNGSTASQTAQIVSVRRPHKSMEFLLDKENQKDVMVS, via the exons ATGGATCACTTGGATTTAGCTGGAGTATTAACAACACCACCGCAATGGAATCTGCCGGCTTTCGAGCAACAag ATGCCATTTATTTGTCGTCGTCAAGGCAAATGCTGGAGCCTATTATGGAGGAGACCTCAGAGGATGAGGAGTATGCTCTAAATTCTTGGCAGCAATATGAACATCAAGGCAGTGATAATGAGGGTGGTGCCACTACAGAGGGTGAATCGGTGTGTGGCGGCACTAGTGGAGCAGGAGGAGCTAGTTTTTGGAGTTCGGCGGAATCGGACACGGGCTCAGTGATAAGAATCGAAGTAACTAAGG ATAATGATTCTACCTCTGAAAGAGATTTCCTGTGTCCAGCCAAAAGACCACGTAGATGCGAAGAATCTTTGGCACAAAGTTTGCCAGAAGAGGAGGTTATATTAAGGCGTCCTTTGTATGGCATAGAAAAGAATAACAGTTtggaaagatttttaaattatgaaaacttttcACGAGATTCTTGGGGTGCTAATAGTCAACAGCGCAGTAGCGTAGGCAGTCGCAGAGGATTTGATGATTTCTATTCTGATTCAGATTCTTTGTCCTACAATTCCTTGAGTCGTTCCTCGAGTTTGATACAATTTGAATCATTGGAGAGGCAATTACTAATGCAAGAACAACATGTCAGTATGAACAGTTTGGGCAATTCCTCACCTTCCCTAATGAGTTTTGATAACAACGAGGAGTCCaccaataaattgttaaataattcaGGCAATAATTCCGCCAATAATAGTCGACGAGGTTCTCAATCTTccttaatgaaaaaatatgaatcTTTAGATGGACGTTTGCATCAAACTTATTATGATTTggataagttaaattttgatgaTATGGATCACAGTAGTGGTGATAATTTCTCCAGAAATGGAAATCTAAAAGTGGCTTCTCATTTAGCAGAATTAAGATCAGATTCAGAATCTTCTTCGGAGGGTTCTGAGGGCACACAAAGTGTTCTATCGCCGGCAGATATTAATGATAATGAGTTTCTATTTAAGAAATTCAATCGCACCAATtcgcaacaaaataaaaaaggcaAAAGTTCAGCAGAGAATTTATCCGAAGATTCTGGCTATTGTGAGCCTGCTATGGGCTTTGGTTTAAGACGCAGTAAATCACAGAGTCTATtgaaaaactatgaaaaattttccgaAGAGGAAGAAGAAATGGAAAATAAGTCATTAATACACATGGAGCAACAGCagacaaatacaacaacagcaatagaatttaaaaataccaACACGAgatatcatcaacatcatcatcatcaacaacaacagcagcagcaagaaACACCACCGCATTCCCCTCAGCTAGACTATATACGACATAAACAGCGTACAGAGGCCCATTCGCCATCGCCGGTATCATCAGAAGTGtcgacatcatcatcatcttcgtcGTCGTCGTCTTCTGCTCGCTCTCAACACTCGTCTTCATCATCAACATCTTCTTCATCATCTACAGCTTCCACATCTTCATCGGCCACGACATGCGCATCAAAGGCCTCTTTTACTTGGCTAATGCCAACCACCACTGACGGCGCCGCCCGACAATTGCCAACAGTTCAGGCCGATCAACAACTACATTCACCAACACATTTCAGTCTAAACGATCTCTGTGTAGTGAAAACATCTAATAAGGAAAACGCTGCCACACAAATagtaaaagaattttcttttttaacgcGATCAACGACGTCACGACACGATCATAGCGGAGagcaaaaatgtaaagaaaatatcTCTTCTAAAGAATATTCGTTAAGTGAAGAAGCTAAAAGtatagaaaaagaagaaaatgaaaataatagtgaattaaaaataaattattggaaAAATGGTGAAAAGTTTCTAGAAGAAGAAGAACAAAAGCTTATTGTGCAAACGTTTAATAAAGAGAGATTGAGAAAAGAGTGCGCTGCAAAAGCTAAAAGTGGtgaatttaataattatgtgTTTAATAATCTAACAAATGTCCAGattgatttaaatcaaattccaaaatatacaacaacatcCTGCCCTTCTACACCAGAGTTTCGAAAAACAATAGAACGTGATTATACTCCTTTAAGTTTAAGCAAAGTTTATGATAATTTAATGCCTAGTTGGCCAGTAAAAACTTCCAGCGTTCCCAGCGAATTGTATAATTTAGGCCGCaagaaaaagcttaaaataaatcttactCATAAAACCTCCATAGAAGTTGATACGTCCATTAAAGAGCCCTTAATAGATAATGATTCTTTAGCAGCATCCCTGACAAGTTTAGAAGATTTGCCTTCATTAAAAAGAAGTTTAAGTTGGTGTAGTTCTGCTCAAACTCCCAAAGACTGTAATAGCTTTACAGCAGAAACTAAAAACTTAGCACTACTACATCAATCTTATCACAATTTGGCCTCATTGAACTTGGATTTGGAGCAGCAGGATACCATGGCGGAAAGAAGAATATCCTCGGATTATGAAAcggaaattatttgtaaaaataatttcctaTTAGATGAGCTATCGGCTCATTATGAACGTACAGCTTCTATATTGAATGATAAGCCTCTGGAGGATAAGGAAGATAACACGAACAAACCCTTAAAGCCCGAAAGATCTCAGTTAAGAAAATCTTCCAATTCTAGTTATTCCCAGGGAGAGGAAAGTGAGTCAGAGCAAGTGCAACATGTACAGCTGGTTATACGCAAACCCCCTGCGCGGCAAAAGCGAGCCAATGGCCAGCCATTAACACAGGAAAAGGCTAATAGTTTGACACAAGATTTTAGCTTCAAGGCCATAATGCAAAGTGGTCCCCACAAAACTTTCGATCAGGATCCTACTATTTTGAAAACCAGTTATGCCCAAAGTTTGGAAAAGTGTAATTTCGATTGTAAAGAACTGTCCAACCAGGATTTAGCCAAAACACGCTCTATTCCCAAACGTAGATTCCACTCTCAAGCTAATTATGCTAAAAAGAAGAATCTTGTATCCTCCACACCCAATCTAAATGCTTATGATTTCCAGCATCAAGATGATATTGAAGATGATATGTTTGTTTCTAGTGCCCACAATTCCATGCATCAATTGCCCTTGTCACAAACACAAAAACCATTGGGTATTCTATTGCCTGCCGGCTCTAGAACTTCTTTTGGCAAGGAGGTAAGTTTCTGTCCTGTAGTATCCAAATACTGTTGGCAGGAGCAATCTTCAGAAGAATATAATGATGGCTTAGAGGCTGAAGCTGCCGCAGAGGAAGAAAGTGAAGATGAACTGTTGGATAATGCCGATGCCACGGTTATATATAATACCAAAGAGAATGAAAATATAGCGGCGAAATATAATGAAGAGTATttgaaaaaagaacaacaaaagcCAGAACAagaaatagaaattataaaagagAAAGCGGTATTGAAAGAGATCAATAAACAAACAGTTGAAAAGATCATTAAAGAGTCTGAAAAAGAAAGAGAAGAGCTAATAGAAAGAGAAACTGAGAGTTTAAgagaaaatgaaacaaaacgaAATGAAACACAAGAAGAGATAAAACAAAGAGATGAAATCGTAGAGTGCAAAAGGGAATTGGATAACACGCATAATAATGAAACAACGAAACAAATGGAGAACGCCAAACAAATGGAATTGACAACAGCAACGAACCTTAGTTTAACCACGAACGTAAACAATGAAACATTAAAAACGCAATCGTCAGACGCGCAAATAATAAACGAAACtaaaagtgttaataataaagttaataataataCGTGTTTAAAAACCAAACCTACAGTGGTAGTAGCAAGACCTTTAAGCATACAATTGCCCATCTTAACAGAACCGCCTATTAATCGTGCCCATCATATACTCTATGCCTCACAGCAAATGTTGGATAATTTCCAAAGGCAACAACAAAACGAGGAAAACGAACATTTCAATAAATCACAATCCACACAAAATCTAAGCAAAACAATGTCCAGCAAAACTAAAGAACTAAAACAGCAGTCAGCTCCCAATCAAAccgttaataataataatgaaattatgaAATCCAAATTTAAACATGAAGAAAAACATCCCAATTCAAAGGGTTTCCTTTCGAGATTCGCCAATGGTTTTAGGTTTTCGTTAAGGCGTAATAAGAAAAAACTATCAAAGGATCAGCAACAAGTGGAACAATTGGAAAGTAATAATGGTATgaccaaagaaaataaaacaaaatctttgcCAGCTGCACATAAACAAGCAGATTTTATACATATTCCCCTAAAGGGACCTCTGCCGGAGAATAGAGGTAATggtcaaaataaacaaataaatggcAATGCTGTTAACccaaaacaaaaaccaactaAAAATAATACAGATAAAGTAACCGGCAAACCACCCATACCAccccaacaacagcaacaacaacaattgctcAAAATGCAAAGCGCACAATCCGCtacacaacagcagcaacaacaacaaccattaGTTGAAGTTGGTCTTAGTCGTTTCTACACCGAAACTGAAAACAACCCCACCATACCCTTTAACCCACAACAAGAAACTACACAAGATTTTCTCAACGGTGAAAAACAAGCTTTATATCATGAACATGAAAATCAGTCGTGTGCCAACCTTAAACAAGAAACACCGGAAAATGTTACAGAAATGATGTCGGTTAATTCCAACAATACTACGTACGAATTTAATAATTCTTCATCACCTTCGCGTGCCTCCGTCTCGCAAAAAactcaaatgtttaataatttatcgCGTCAATCGGTACCGCAGCAttcgcaacaacaacaacaaccaaaaatcGGTTTAATCGAAACTAATCTGGATACACATGAAACTATAATAACGGGTAAAACGCGTTCGTTAATCAATATCGGTCCTAATCAactacaacagcagcagcagtcaAGATTTGCCGGTAATAAACGTCTGCATACCAACGCACATCATAATCATAGCTACAATCATCATCAGTATCAGCATCACCACCATCGTCATCATCACGATGGCAATGAGGCTGATGACGATGActatgatgataatgatgacgatGAAGTGGTAGTACGTCCCGATGGTACGGTAGTAGTTATAAAAAATGCCGGTTCGAATGGTTCAACAGCATCGCAAACAGCACAAATTGTTTCTGTACGTCGTCCTCATAAGAGTATGGAATTTTTATTGgataaagaaaatcaaaaggATGTTATGGTAAGTTAA